A region of Micropterus dolomieu isolate WLL.071019.BEF.003 ecotype Adirondacks linkage group LG01, ASM2129224v1, whole genome shotgun sequence DNA encodes the following proteins:
- the pou3f3b gene encoding POU domain, class 3, transcription factor 3-B — MATAASNPYLASNSILSSGSIVHSDSGGGMQPGSAAVTSGSGGYRGDPSVKMVQSDFMQGAMAASNGGHMLSHAHQWVTSLPHAAAAAAAAAVAAAEAGSPWSSSPVGMTGSPQQQDVKNSGRDDLHTGTALHHRPPHLAPHQTHAGAWGSTTAAHINSISGGQQQQQSLIYSQPGFTVNGMLSPGSQSLVHPGLVRGDTPDLDHGSHHHHHHHQHPHHQHHGGVNSHDPHSDDDTPTSDDLEQFAKQFKQRRIKLGFTQADVGLALGTLYGNVFSQTTICRFEALQLSFKNMCKLKPLLNKWLEEADSSTGSPTSIDKIAAQGRKRKKRTSIEVSVKGALESHFLKCPKPSAQEITSLADNLQLEKEVVRVWFCNRRQKEKRMTPPGVAQTPEDVYSQVGNGHFLVDYLKDASEASDQRVTTTSSFHQVILAH; from the exons ATGGCCACCGCGGCTTCCAATCCTTATCTGGCCAGCAATAGCATCTTATCGTCCGGCTCCATCGTGCACTCTGACTCTGGAGGTGGCATGCAGCCGGGAAGTGCTGCGGTTACCTCGGGGTCTGGGGGCTACAGGGGAGACCCCTCAGTCAAGATGGTACAGAGTGACTTTATGCAAGGCGCAATGGCAGCAAGCAATGGGGGACACATGCTGAGCCATGCCCATCAGTGGGTGACATCCCTCCCTCACGccgcagcggcagcagcagcagccgcggTCGCTGCAGCTGAAGCCGGATCGCCCTGGTCGTCGAGTCCCGTCGGGATGACGGGCAGCCCGCAGCAGCAGGACGTGAAAAACTCCGGCAGAGATGATCTGCATACGGGCACCGCGCTGCACCACAGGCCCCCACACTTAGCTCCCCACCAGACTCACGCCGGGGCTTGGGGGAGCACTACTGCGGCTCACATTAACTCCATATCCggggggcagcagcagcagcagtcgcTGATCTACTCCCAGCCGGGGTTCACTGTGAACGGCATGCTTAGTCCGGGGAGCCAGAGCCTGGTGCACCCGGGCTTGGTGAGGGGGGACACCCCGGATCTGGACCACGGCagtcaccaccaccaccatcaccaccagcaTCCACATCACCAGCACCATGGCGGCGTCAACAGCCACGACCCGCACTCGGACGACGACACGCCGACCTCGGACGACCTGGAACAGTTCGCCAAGCAGTTCAAACAGAGGAGGATCAAACTGGGCTTTACGCAGGCGGACGTTGGCTTGGCTTTGGGCACCCTATACGGGAACGTTTTCTCTCAGACAACCATTTGCAGATTCGAGGCTCTGCAGCTCAGCTTCAAAAACATGTGCAAGCTCAAGCCTTTGTTAAACAAGTGGCTCGAGGAGGCTGACTCGTCCACCGGCAGCCCCACCAGCATCGACAAGATCGCGGCGCAGGGGAGGAAGCGAAAGAAGCGCACATCCATCGAAGTGAGCGTCAAAGGGGCTTTGGAGAGCCACTTCCTAAAATGCCCCAAACCCTCGGCCCAGGAGATCACCAGCCTGGCGGACAACTTGCAGCTGGAGAAAGAGGTGGTTAGAGTGTGGTTTTGCAATAGGAGACAGAAGGAAAAACGGATGACGCCCCCAGGAGTGGCACAGACGCCGGAGGATGTGTACTCTCAGGTCGGCAAT GGGCATTTTTTAGTAGATTACTTAAAAGATGCAAGTGAAGCGAGCGACCAGAGGGTGACAACTACAAGTTCATTCCACCAGGTAATTTTGGCGCATTAA